The sequence CGCCGGCAGAGACACGCCCGATTGCGCAGCGCGTCCGGTACGCGGGCAAGCGTCGCGGCATCGATCACGATGTCGCGACACCAGCACGGCGTGTCGGTGCTGCCGGTGCGGGAGACGGCGCAGTCGTTCTCTCCGCCGCACAACGGGCAGCGGGGCGCAGACCAAGCGTGCAGCAGTTCCGGCGAAGGCGGGTGGTCGGACTCCACGAAATAGACCTGCTTGTGTCCGCGTGCCTCGTAACGTCGCGCTTCCGCCTCAGCGTCCACGCGCGTCGAGAAACTCGCCACGACGAAGCGATTGCCGTTGTCGTCGATGCGAAGCACGCTCCACACTCGCGGCGCGGATCCTGCGTCGTCTGGGGGATTTCGGCTCACAGCCTGTTCCAAAAGCGGGTCGATCACGTCGCAATTCTGCCAAAATCGTGACAGATCGGGGTACTCCCGACGCACCGCTCGCGGCGGCGAGACACCCGCCGTCGCGCGAGACGTGCAGCCGTGACATCAGGTCGGTGTCGGGTCCTGCGGGAGTGGCGCGGGCGCTTCGGACGGCGTCGACGGCTTCCTGAAGCGTGAGCGGAAGACGAAGTAGATGATCCAGGCGGCGATCCAGGTGGCAATGTAGACGCCGCCGGATCCGAACATCAGGAACTCAACCTGGGACTCGCGCGAAGCGAGGAGGACCCACACGAGCAGCAGCATCTGGCCGAGCAGCCACGGCAGGAGCGAATAGAACACCCAGCGTGCCTTGACCCAGCCGCGCACCCGGCTCGTGAACAGGAGCAGGATGGCGGGTCCGAACACCATCACGAGTTGCAGGTAACTGCCGATGACGTATCCCAGCATGTGCTCCGGCCCGATGCGGTTTGATTCGAGTACGGGTGGGCGGACTTTCGTCGCCCATGGTCGGGCGTCTGGCGCCGGAATGTGCCGGAAGAAAGGATCGTGCCCAGCTGGCGTGGGGATGGAAGTCCAAGGCCGAGAGGAGCGCCAGCATGCCGCTCGAAGCGGGATCGGCGATGCTTGCTGCGAGGTGCCGTTCCCCCGCCGCGCCGCGCAGCCAGGCCGCGACATCGCCCGCCGGCACCCGCTCCCATGGTGCTCTCGCATTCGCCGAAGCCGGCACCGCCGAACTGCGCGCCTGATCGGCGAAGGGGGGCGGTCGACAGCATCGTGGTCTCCAGGCGCACCGTTTACCTTAAGCTTACGGCTGACGGATACCGTGACCTCCAAGACCTCAGGCCGAGATCGCGCAGGCGTTGCTGTGGCGATCTCCGGCGATCGGTCCGCGCGCTGCTGCCTCGCACGGGCGCGCAGCACAGGGCTCCTTCCGCCTTCCACCCGTCCAATGTGCGCGTTGATCCGCCAACGGTTGAAAGGCATGGGAAACGGCGGTAGACAGCGGCGGTATCGGATTAGTTTGAACTTCTGGTGATGGCTATAATTTGCGTTTCAACCCTCTGATGGATCGACACTCTTGATGGCCAGATCGCGCGCCGAGACTGCCCCGCCGAGTGCGTCCCCGCCGAGAATCGCCGGACTCATCCGCGAGTCGTGGTGGCTTCTTCTGGTGGGCGCCTCCATCTATTTGCTGCTGGTGCTCGTCACCTATCACAAGGGGGATCCGGCGTGGTCGGTGAGCGCGACCTCCGACGTGGTGCGCAACGCCGGCGGGCGCCTGGGTGCATGGCTGTCCGACATCCTGCTCTATCTCTTCGGCATTTCGGCGTACTGGTTCGTGCTGTTCCTGCTGAACGCGGTGCGCTGGGGCTACGGGCGGCTCGAATCCGCGTCGTTCATCGATCGTCGCTCGGTAGCCGTCGCCGGGGTCGGCTTCGTGCTGCTCGTCTGCGCGAGCGCGGCGATCGAGCATCTGCGCCTGCACAGCCTGACGACACCGCTGCCGCTGGCACCCGGCGGCATCATCGGCACGCTTCTCGGCGACTGGCTGCGGAAGGGATTCGGCTTCATCGGCTCGACGCTCTTCCTGCTGATGCTGG comes from Betaproteobacteria bacterium and encodes:
- a CDS encoding cysteine-rich CWC family protein, with the protein product MHAWSAPRCPLCGGENDCAVSRTGSTDTPCWCRDIVIDAATLARVPDALRNRACLCRR